In Zingiber officinale cultivar Zhangliang chromosome 1A, Zo_v1.1, whole genome shotgun sequence, a genomic segment contains:
- the LOC122023711 gene encoding uncharacterized protein LOC122023711 produces MGASSSADHGEIEQHRRQEEEEASAASTGFLPVLRSSFPNLAPPGSSTLPLSSLQAALSLDAPTLTSESTPVPDHFHLILASLGKTLASLIFPKGDDGEIDWIGFLIGYNRCCARMPVSQSVNLLYRLYAALCREASAPCGLEFDPDSDENDKVGGSLLPGELLVLLWICWVMGHSSRIAKMPKGGKDPLVLPDVSHLLLSTFVSCGVVTEDESIWRCDVAGIDKGVSAQKLQTWVLTMVPGLSNCLVRYVQERIRDFSTSAESVSSSDLVSDDNSNGDVHDAYLLTRGRAWAVSLTQREKLSEELSSFQVNSWDLLYRSSIHGKGLSRFWSNVEGYNSSLFVLVSASSEDSTEHNNPRRWIIGISTAQGFENKDSFFGSSGNLYAINPIFRVFPPSGKEKNFLYCHLRPTIRVYEPNPKPVGLAFGGSIGNERIFIDEDFAQVTVRHHAIDKTYQHGSLIPNQGFLPVEASVLEVEVWGFGGKAAKEKQDAFKNRENLFSEQRRKIDLKTFANWEDSPEKMMMEMVSDPNKVRREDR; encoded by the exons ATGGGCGCTTCATCGTCCGCCGATCACGGCGAAATCGAGCAGCACCGGCGGcaggaagaggaggaagcctcCGCCGCCTCCACTGGCTTCCTCCCCGTCCTTCGTTCCTCCTTTCCCAACCTCGCCCCACCCGGCTCCTCCACCCTCCCCCTCTCTTCCCTCCAG GCGGCGCTCTCCCTGGACGCCCCAACGCTTACGTCTGAGTCGACCCCCGTGCCGGATCACTTCCACCTCATCTTGGCCAGCCTCGGCAAGACACTGGCCTCCCTCATCTTCCCCAAGGGAGACGACGGGGAAATCGACTGGATTGGCTTCTTGATAGGCTACAATCGGTGCTGCGCGAGGATGCCTGTTTCGCAATCCGTCAACTTGCTGTACAGATTGTACGCTGCCCTGTGCCGGGAAGCCAGCGCACCTTGCGGGTTGGAGTTCGATCCTGATTCAGATGAGAACGATAAGGTCGGTGGGAGTCTTCTGCCTGGAGAATTGCTCGTGCTTCTTTGGATTTGTTGGGTGATGGGGCATTCTTCGAGGATAGCGAAGATGCCCAAAGGGGGGAAGGATCCTTTAGTGCTGCCTGACGTGAGTCATCTGTTGTTGTCGACATTTGTATCATGCGGTGTGGTTACGGAGGATGAGAGCATATGGCGATGCGATGTTGCGGGGATTGATAAAGGAGTTTCTGCCCAGAAGCTTCAGACGTGGGTCTTGACTATGGTGCCGGGCTTATCGAATTGCCTTGTGAGATATGTGCAGGAGAGGATCCGAGATTTCTCCACTTCAGCG GAGAGTGTGAGTTCTTCTGATTTAGTTTCTGATGATAATTCTAATGGTGATGTTCATGATGCATACCTCTTGACTCGAGGAAGGGCTTGGGCTGTATCCCTTACACAGAGAGAAAAATTAAGTGAAGAACtttcttccttccaagtaaactCATGGGATCTTCTATATAG GTCTTCAATTCACGGGAAAGGGTTGAGTAGGTTTTGGTCTAATGTTGAGGGTTACAACAGTTCGCTTTTTGTTTTGGTCTCTGCTAGTTCAGAAGATTCTACTGAACATAACAATCCTAGAAGATGGATAATTGGAATATCAACTGCACAGGGGTTCGAGAATAAAGATTCATTTTTTGGCAGCTCTGGAAATCTTTATGCAATAAACCCAATCTTTCGTGTTTTTCCTCCTTCTG GGAAGGAAAAGAATTTCTTATACTGCCACCTGCGTCCTACTATTAGAGTCTATGAGCCAAACCCAAAACCCGTTGGATTGGCATTTGGGGGATCCATCGGCAACGAGAGGATATTTATAGATGAAGATTTTGCTCAAGTCACAGTGCGCCATCATGCAATAGATAAAACTTATCAACATGGTTCTCTTATTCCTAACCAG GGTTTCTTACCAGTTGAAGCTTCCGTCTTAGAGGTTGAAGTATGGGGTTTTGGTGGAAAAGCAGCAAAAGAAAAGCAGGATGCTTTCAAGAACCGTGAGAATCTTTTCTCCGAACAGCGACGAAAG ATTGATCTGAAAACTTTTGCTAATTGGGAAGACTCCCCGGAGAAGATGATGATGGAAATGGTATCTGATCCTAATAAAGTTCGACGGGAAGATCGgtaa